The proteins below come from a single Kosakonia sp. SMBL-WEM22 genomic window:
- the flgL gene encoding flagellar hook-associated protein FlgL: MRLSTSYIFQNRIDSLGDAMTGYNDLATRLSAGQTLLKPSDDPTGASQSVTLQTALSRMSQYDTARTYAQDALGQEDNTLDSISNLLTENLTQKVIAGGNGAYSDEDRAALAEELQGIRDNLLDLANTKNSDGRYIFAGYKTGNAPFQADGTYVGGDTAMTQVVSDSTEMQVGHTGNDVFLSGTPDDLFKALDSAIAQLKQPVTSDADRDALQAVLDDANLSIKANIDNLGKVRATVGTNMQQIESLGFSAEAQSINVQSRLQETLGSDWDSMITLLSQSKMSEFALNSSMTVFQSMQQLSIFKVMG; the protein is encoded by the coding sequence ATGCGCCTTAGCACAAGTTATATTTTTCAAAACCGCATAGACAGCCTGGGTGACGCGATGACGGGTTATAACGACCTTGCGACCCGCCTCTCTGCCGGCCAGACGCTGCTGAAGCCCTCTGACGATCCGACCGGCGCGTCGCAATCTGTCACTTTACAAACGGCACTGTCGCGCATGAGCCAGTACGACACCGCGCGCACCTACGCGCAGGATGCATTAGGCCAGGAAGATAACACGCTCGACTCCATCTCTAATCTGCTGACAGAAAACCTGACGCAAAAAGTGATTGCCGGCGGGAACGGCGCTTACTCTGACGAGGATCGCGCTGCGCTGGCGGAAGAGTTACAGGGCATCCGCGATAACCTGCTGGATCTGGCGAACACCAAAAACAGCGACGGTCGTTATATCTTTGCCGGATATAAAACCGGTAACGCGCCGTTCCAGGCCGATGGCACCTATGTCGGCGGCGATACCGCCATGACGCAGGTTGTCTCCGACAGCACTGAAATGCAGGTCGGTCATACCGGTAATGATGTGTTCCTGAGCGGCACACCGGACGACCTGTTTAAAGCCCTCGATAGCGCAATTGCACAGCTCAAACAGCCGGTCACCAGCGATGCGGACAGGGATGCGCTTCAAGCTGTTCTGGATGATGCCAATCTCAGCATCAAGGCAAATATCGATAACCTGGGCAAGGTACGCGCTACCGTGGGCACCAATATGCAGCAGATTGAATCGCTTGGATTCAGCGCTGAAGCACAAAGTATCAATGTGCAGAGCCGCCTGCAGGAAACATTAGGTTCGGACTGGGACTCAATGATTACCTTATTATCACAATCAAAGATGTCGGAATTTGCGCTTAACTCATCCATGACGGTATTTCAGTCAATGCAGCAGCTCTCTATTTTCAAAGTGATGGGCTGA
- the flgK gene encoding flagellar hook-associated protein FlgK, with product MNLINLAQSGLNAAQNALNVVGNNLSNATTTGYSRQNIILGEAGGKSTSYGFFGYGVKVGDVQRAYDGFMTNQVRGASTEFYTLNSRYQQVSQIDDMLGDSTNNISVTMDSLFEAMESVSKDPVDPAARQSVLAEFNALANQYRSNSKTLNGLEQSTNTQISQSVDDINSYTSQLATLNEQIEKVHGQTGGMPADLLDQRDQLLSQLSEKIGIKVSENSDTGAVSVSMQNGMALVSGGKSYELQASASASDPNTTVVAYVDASGNALPLDEEKTTGELGGLFKFRNEDLVSARDQLNQLALQMANKFNEVNAQGYDLDGNAGGDLFDIADPLAVGNINNTGTGSLDVNFTDIPSVKSEDYELVYNGPGSTDWTITTSDGRSITPTIGSNGELEFEGISVTPGGAPQPGDSFTLNPTDGAADNLTVAITDGDQIAAAKSADPDDQSDNENILDLIAIKDEEVVDGKTLSGAYASLVSSVGSSVSALKADMSTAANVYDQWALQQQSVSGVDITEEYVNLQMFSQYYQANAQVLQTANTLFDTILNIR from the coding sequence ATGAATTTAATCAATCTGGCCCAGTCCGGGCTTAACGCCGCGCAGAATGCGTTAAATGTGGTAGGTAATAACTTGTCCAATGCCACAACAACAGGCTATAGCCGCCAGAATATTATTCTCGGCGAGGCGGGCGGGAAATCCACAAGCTATGGCTTCTTTGGCTATGGCGTAAAAGTCGGTGATGTGCAGCGCGCTTACGACGGGTTTATGACGAATCAGGTCCGTGGCGCGTCCACGGAATTTTATACCCTTAATAGCCGTTATCAGCAGGTCAGCCAAATTGATGACATGCTCGGCGACAGCACCAACAATATCTCTGTCACCATGGATAGCTTATTTGAAGCCATGGAGTCCGTGAGTAAAGACCCGGTCGATCCGGCCGCACGTCAAAGCGTGCTTGCCGAGTTCAACGCGCTGGCGAACCAGTATCGCAGCAACAGCAAAACCTTAAACGGCCTTGAGCAGAGTACCAACACGCAGATTAGCCAGAGTGTTGACGATATCAACTCCTATACCAGCCAGCTGGCGACTCTCAATGAACAGATTGAGAAGGTACACGGCCAGACTGGCGGTATGCCTGCCGACCTGCTTGATCAGCGCGATCAGCTGCTCAGCCAGCTCAGCGAGAAGATCGGCATCAAAGTTAGCGAAAACAGCGATACCGGTGCGGTCAGCGTCTCGATGCAAAACGGCATGGCGTTGGTGAGCGGTGGCAAATCCTACGAATTACAGGCCAGCGCGTCGGCAAGCGATCCCAATACTACCGTGGTGGCGTATGTTGACGCCTCTGGCAATGCCTTACCGCTGGATGAAGAGAAGACCACTGGCGAGCTGGGTGGGCTGTTTAAATTCCGCAACGAAGATCTGGTCTCCGCGCGCGATCAGCTCAACCAGCTGGCGCTGCAGATGGCGAACAAATTCAACGAAGTGAACGCCCAGGGGTACGATCTTGACGGCAATGCCGGCGGCGATCTCTTCGACATTGCCGATCCGCTGGCGGTGGGCAACATCAATAACACCGGTACCGGTTCGCTGGACGTTAACTTCACCGATATTCCATCGGTGAAATCGGAAGATTACGAACTGGTCTATAACGGCCCGGGCAGCACCGACTGGACCATTACTACCAGCGATGGCCGCAGTATCACGCCGACGATTGGCAGCAACGGCGAACTGGAGTTTGAAGGTATCTCCGTCACACCGGGCGGCGCACCGCAGCCGGGCGACAGCTTCACCCTCAACCCGACCGACGGCGCGGCAGATAACCTGACCGTAGCGATCACCGACGGCGATCAGATCGCCGCGGCGAAATCTGCCGATCCGGACGATCAGAGCGATAACGAAAACATCCTCGATCTGATTGCTATCAAAGATGAAGAGGTAGTCGATGGGAAGACGCTCTCCGGCGCTTACGCCAGCCTGGTCAGCTCCGTTGGCTCTTCCGTCAGCGCGCTGAAAGCAGATATGTCGACCGCCGCCAATGTCTATGACCAGTGGGCGCTGCAGCAGCAGTCCGTTTCAGGGGTCGATATCACGGAAGAGTACGTCAACCTGCAGATGTTCTCTCAGTACTATCAGGCGAACGCGCAGGTGCTGCAGACCGCGAATACGCTGTTCGACACCATTTTAAATATCCGCTAA
- the motA gene encoding flagellar motor stator protein MotA gives MLVIIGYVVVFATVFGGFVLSGGNLASLFQPTELLIIGGAGVGAFIVGNNGKAIRATLKALPTLFKGSHFTKSLYLDLLGMLYLLLAKSRQSGLVALENDIEDPQNSPIFSAYPRLLADADIMNFIVDYLRLMVSGNMNAFEIEALMDEEIETCEHEHEVPAHSLNAVGDGLPAFGIVAAVMGVVNALAAADRPAAELGALIAHAMVGTFLGILLAYGMVLPLATLLRQRSAEHLKMMECIKTTLLSSINGYAPQIAVEFGRKTLFSTERPSFAELEDHVREVRSSSSSSAASSSASDAA, from the coding sequence GTGTTAGTCATTATTGGCTATGTCGTCGTTTTCGCTACCGTATTTGGCGGGTTTGTGCTGAGCGGCGGTAACCTCGCGTCACTATTTCAGCCGACCGAGTTATTAATTATCGGTGGTGCCGGGGTAGGGGCTTTTATTGTCGGTAATAATGGCAAAGCGATCCGCGCTACCCTTAAAGCCCTTCCCACGCTGTTTAAAGGCTCGCATTTCACTAAATCGCTTTATCTGGATCTGCTTGGCATGCTCTATCTGCTGCTGGCAAAAAGCCGGCAGAGCGGGCTGGTCGCGCTGGAAAATGATATTGAAGATCCGCAAAACAGCCCAATCTTCTCCGCCTATCCGCGCCTGCTGGCAGACGCCGATATTATGAACTTTATCGTCGATTACCTGCGTCTGATGGTCAGCGGCAATATGAACGCCTTCGAAATCGAGGCGTTGATGGATGAGGAGATTGAAACCTGCGAGCATGAGCATGAAGTGCCAGCGCACAGCCTGAACGCCGTCGGCGACGGCCTGCCAGCGTTTGGTATTGTCGCAGCGGTGATGGGCGTGGTGAACGCACTGGCGGCGGCGGATCGCCCGGCGGCAGAGCTCGGCGCGCTGATCGCACACGCCATGGTCGGCACCTTCCTCGGGATTTTGCTTGCCTACGGCATGGTACTGCCGCTGGCGACCCTACTGCGCCAGCGTAGTGCTGAACATCTGAAGATGATGGAGTGCATCAAAACCACGCTGCTCTCCAGCATCAACGGGTATGCACCGCAAATCGCCGTCGAATTCGGCCGCAAAACGCTCTTCTCAACCGAGCGCCCAAGTTTTGCCGAGCTGGAAGATCACGTGCGCGAAGTCCGCTCCTCCTCTT
- the flhD gene encoding flagellar transcriptional regulator FlhD has product MNVTNFDEPMQCIRDMNLSYLLLAQRLILEDRLAAKFRLGLSEATIDIIKGLTFPQLIKLASTGQLICQLRIDNETVIECLTRDSRIDALQSIHTGIILSTDLLNSLSGEEPSTT; this is encoded by the coding sequence GTGAACGTAACGAATTTTGATGAGCCTATGCAGTGTATCCGGGATATGAATCTCTCCTACCTGCTTTTGGCGCAGCGTTTAATTCTGGAAGACAGGCTTGCCGCTAAGTTTCGGCTTGGATTGAGCGAAGCCACAATCGATATTATTAAAGGGTTGACCTTTCCTCAGTTAATCAAGCTCGCATCGACCGGACAACTTATTTGCCAGCTGCGAATTGATAATGAAACGGTTATTGAGTGTTTAACCAGGGATTCCCGTATTGATGCTTTGCAGAGTATCCATACCGGAATCATCCTATCCACTGATTTGCTTAATTCTCTTTCCGGGGAAGAGCCGTCGACAACCTGA
- the flgG gene encoding flagellar basal-body rod protein FlgG — translation MIRSLWIAKTGLEAQQTNMDVISNNLANVSTNGFKRQRAVFEDLIYQTLRQPGAQSSEQTTIPSGLQLGTGVRPVATERIHSQGSLTQTNNSKDVAIEGGGFFQVLLPDGTTAYTRDGSFQFDQNGQLVTASGYQVQPAITIPQDAQSLTIGNDGTVSVTVPGQTAPQQVGQLTLSSFINDSGLESIGENLYRETQSSGAPNESTPGLNGAGTLKQGYVETSNVNVAEELVNMIQTQRAYEINSKAVSASDQMLQRLSQL, via the coding sequence ATGATCCGCTCTTTATGGATTGCGAAAACCGGCCTCGAAGCCCAGCAAACCAATATGGATGTAATTTCCAACAACCTGGCAAACGTCAGCACCAACGGCTTTAAACGCCAGCGGGCGGTGTTTGAAGATCTGATCTATCAGACCCTGCGCCAGCCAGGTGCGCAGTCGTCTGAGCAGACCACGATTCCGTCTGGTTTACAGCTTGGCACCGGCGTACGTCCGGTGGCGACCGAGCGTATTCACAGCCAGGGTAGCCTGACGCAGACCAACAACAGCAAGGATGTCGCCATTGAAGGCGGCGGCTTCTTCCAGGTGCTGCTGCCGGACGGCACCACCGCCTATACCCGCGATGGATCTTTCCAGTTTGACCAGAACGGTCAACTGGTGACCGCCAGCGGTTATCAGGTGCAGCCAGCAATCACTATCCCGCAGGATGCGCAGAGCCTGACCATCGGCAACGACGGTACGGTAAGCGTCACGGTGCCAGGCCAGACCGCGCCGCAGCAGGTGGGACAGCTGACGCTGAGTTCGTTTATCAACGACTCCGGCCTTGAAAGTATTGGTGAAAACCTCTATCGCGAAACGCAATCATCGGGTGCGCCGAATGAATCTACGCCGGGTCTCAACGGCGCGGGCACCCTCAAGCAGGGCTATGTCGAAACCTCCAACGTTAATGTGGCGGAAGAGCTGGTCAATATGATTCAGACCCAGCGCGCCTATGAGATTAACAGTAAGGCGGTCTCGGCCTCTGACCAGATGCTGCAACGATTGTCACAACTTTGA
- the flhC gene encoding flagellar transcriptional regulator FlhC codes for MCEKSIMSEIRDAQIAMELISFGARMQVLESETSLSRRRLLKLYKELKGCSPPKGMLPFSTDWYMAWEQNIHSSMFYNIYCYLQKTESGRPVEIMLKGYRLYLENSLNGAAQKPVLGLTRAWTLLRFIDCGMIKHIECCTCGGRFITAPESTQGVFTCSLCFPPSRAIKRAGPERTLTTPRA; via the coding sequence ATGTGTGAAAAAAGCATAATGTCGGAAATCAGGGATGCGCAGATTGCCATGGAATTGATCTCCTTTGGCGCAAGGATGCAGGTTCTGGAAAGCGAAACAAGCTTAAGTCGCAGGCGTTTATTAAAGCTTTATAAAGAGCTTAAAGGCTGTTCGCCGCCGAAGGGCATGTTGCCGTTTTCCACAGACTGGTATATGGCGTGGGAGCAGAATATCCATTCGTCCATGTTTTATAACATCTACTGTTATTTGCAAAAGACGGAATCGGGCCGCCCTGTCGAAATTATGCTTAAAGGCTACCGTCTCTATTTAGAAAATAGCCTGAACGGTGCCGCGCAAAAGCCCGTGTTAGGTTTAACCCGCGCCTGGACGCTGCTGCGTTTTATTGACTGCGGCATGATCAAACATATCGAGTGTTGCACCTGCGGCGGGCGTTTTATTACCGCGCCAGAGAGTACTCAGGGCGTCTTTACCTGCAGTTTATGTTTTCCGCCCTCGCGGGCAATTAAACGCGCAGGCCCCGAGCGAACGCTCACGACCCCCCGGGCTTAA
- a CDS encoding methyl-accepting chemotaxis protein — MFKDLKISTGINILVGLLIVCIIAVASYALSSAKSSSDNFDDAVMTNNNIDALNGAILGLSNAMAQVNAGMLATMINQPVNQADIDSAKKLFSDAEKQMNKFMTIPFKTEEEEVIAARIHKRFESVLAFSLKKMNYINNPTAYTNDVVDEAKQRVALKELADEYLAFAEELVTGFGETAHADTQRMTMFAMFALILAVIAALVSRIWLKRTIFNRLDQAVTAFQSIASGNLSTRIEAGAQNEIGKMLTEVEGMRQSLTDTVYGIRNGVKHIYSNAQEIATSNNDLSSRTEQQASALQETAASMEELKITVRQNADNAHSAQQLAESASVSAQKGGEVMSNLDKIMVEITANSRQIADINSVIDSIANQTNILALNAAVEAACAGEQGRGFAVVAGEVRNLAKRSADAAKEIRQLINTCVANMNTGSQEVELAGASMQEIVKSVVQVTDIMAEITSASDEQSTGINQIAQAVNEMDLVTQQNAQMVENAAKTATSVEQHASSLDQIVAQFVVNEHHVSARAREQHVMETVRPVISATRKEFVPVKKSEGDWETF, encoded by the coding sequence ATGTTTAAAGACTTAAAAATATCCACAGGAATTAATATCCTGGTTGGTTTGTTAATTGTTTGTATTATTGCTGTGGCAAGTTATGCATTGTCCAGTGCAAAATCCTCATCAGATAACTTCGATGATGCGGTAATGACCAACAATAATATCGATGCGTTGAATGGCGCGATTCTCGGCCTTTCTAATGCGATGGCGCAGGTCAACGCCGGTATGCTGGCCACCATGATTAACCAGCCGGTTAATCAGGCCGATATCGACAGCGCGAAAAAGTTGTTTTCCGATGCGGAAAAACAGATGAACAAATTTATGACCATTCCTTTCAAGACCGAAGAGGAAGAGGTTATTGCGGCAAGAATCCACAAGCGCTTTGAAAGCGTTCTGGCCTTCTCGCTGAAGAAAATGAACTACATCAATAACCCCACCGCTTATACCAACGATGTAGTTGATGAGGCAAAGCAGCGTGTCGCCTTAAAAGAACTGGCGGATGAGTACCTCGCGTTTGCTGAAGAGCTGGTGACGGGTTTTGGTGAGACCGCCCATGCCGATACGCAGCGTATGACGATGTTTGCTATGTTCGCTCTCATTCTGGCCGTCATCGCTGCCTTAGTCTCCCGTATCTGGTTAAAACGTACCATTTTCAATCGCCTGGATCAGGCAGTTACCGCTTTTCAGTCTATCGCTTCCGGTAATCTGAGCACCCGCATTGAGGCCGGTGCGCAGAATGAGATCGGCAAAATGCTAACGGAAGTGGAGGGGATGCGTCAGTCGCTGACCGACACCGTGTATGGCATTCGTAACGGCGTGAAGCATATCTATAGCAACGCGCAGGAGATTGCGACCAGCAACAACGATCTCTCTTCACGTACTGAGCAGCAAGCGTCTGCGCTGCAGGAAACAGCCGCCAGCATGGAAGAGCTGAAAATAACCGTACGTCAAAACGCCGATAATGCCCATAGTGCGCAACAACTGGCGGAAAGTGCCAGCGTCAGCGCACAGAAAGGCGGCGAAGTGATGAGCAATCTTGACAAGATCATGGTGGAAATCACGGCGAACTCTCGTCAAATTGCCGATATCAACAGCGTGATTGACAGCATTGCTAACCAGACCAACATTCTGGCGCTGAACGCCGCAGTCGAAGCGGCGTGTGCGGGCGAGCAGGGCCGCGGTTTTGCGGTTGTCGCCGGTGAAGTGCGTAATCTGGCGAAACGCAGCGCCGATGCGGCGAAAGAGATCCGCCAGCTGATTAACACCTGCGTTGCCAATATGAATACCGGCTCGCAGGAAGTGGAACTGGCTGGTGCCTCAATGCAGGAGATTGTTAAATCCGTGGTGCAGGTGACCGATATTATGGCGGAAATCACCTCGGCCTCTGATGAGCAGAGCACCGGAATTAATCAGATTGCTCAGGCGGTGAATGAGATGGATCTGGTTACCCAGCAGAACGCCCAGATGGTAGAAAACGCCGCGAAAACGGCTACCAGCGTTGAGCAGCATGCCAGCAGCCTCGATCAGATCGTGGCGCAGTTTGTGGTTAATGAACATCACGTTTCCGCCCGTGCCCGTGAACAGCACGTTATGGAAACAGTGCGTCCTGTTATTTCCGCTACGCGAAAAGAGTTCGTTCCTGTTAAAAAATCCGAAGGGGATTGGGAAACGTTTTAA
- the flgJ gene encoding flagellar assembly peptidoglycan hydrolase FlgJ, with protein sequence MIGSSVPQAAFDAHSLDALKLAARNDSPQALTAVAKQMEGLFVQMMLKSMRQASFKDGLFNTQQSEMFTSLYDQQISQNIADKGRMGFADLMVKQLTGKSDAVAETVTSTREVPLNISPARFISVPLRLQPAEQGAAQASDGRTALPEVPAIPGGGFISRMMAPAMAVARLSGIPHQLIIAQAALESGWGKREILTEEGKPSHNLFGVKATAGWQGETTEITTTEYENGVAQKIKDKFKVYSSYAEALEDYTSLISRNPRYKNVVNSETPEIAAKALQSAGYATDPAYAKKLINIIQQVRNRVSEATEAYSSDFSTLF encoded by the coding sequence ATGATTGGCTCTTCTGTACCGCAGGCGGCGTTTGACGCCCACAGCCTGGATGCGTTAAAGCTGGCGGCGCGCAATGATTCACCGCAGGCGCTGACTGCCGTTGCTAAACAGATGGAGGGCCTGTTCGTGCAGATGATGCTGAAAAGCATGCGCCAGGCCAGCTTTAAAGATGGGCTGTTCAATACCCAGCAGTCGGAGATGTTCACCTCACTCTATGACCAGCAGATTTCGCAAAACATCGCTGACAAAGGCAGGATGGGGTTTGCCGATCTGATGGTTAAGCAGCTGACCGGCAAAAGCGATGCGGTGGCGGAAACGGTCACTTCCACGCGTGAAGTTCCCCTCAATATCAGTCCGGCACGCTTTATTAGCGTGCCGCTGCGTCTGCAACCGGCAGAGCAGGGGGCGGCGCAGGCCAGTGATGGACGGACAGCGCTGCCCGAAGTACCCGCCATTCCCGGCGGCGGTTTTATCTCCCGCATGATGGCACCGGCCATGGCGGTGGCGCGTTTAAGCGGTATTCCCCATCAATTGATTATTGCCCAGGCGGCGCTGGAGTCCGGCTGGGGTAAACGGGAAATACTCACCGAGGAGGGTAAACCGAGCCATAACTTATTTGGCGTAAAAGCGACAGCGGGGTGGCAGGGCGAAACGACGGAAATAACCACCACCGAATATGAAAATGGCGTGGCGCAAAAAATAAAGGACAAATTTAAAGTTTATTCCTCTTATGCCGAAGCGCTGGAAGATTATACCTCGTTAATTAGTCGTAATCCTCGTTATAAAAATGTTGTGAATTCGGAAACTCCGGAAATAGCGGCAAAAGCGTTGCAGTCTGCGGGTTATGCAACGGATCCGGCCTATGCGAAAAAATTGATCAATATCATTCAGCAGGTGCGAAATAGGGTGAGTGAAGCGACAGAGGCATATTCTTCGGATTTTTCCACATTATTTTAG
- a CDS encoding RNA polymerase sigma factor FliA: MNGLYSPEGTIQKEQLWAKYGYLVRYEALKMQSRLSASVEIDDLIQAGAIALLDAIEQFDPKKGVKISVYIAQRLRWAFMDELREHDWVPRRVRRKTREVSSAIMRVEQRSGGAASESDIAAELGMTLQEYQQVLADTNTSMLCSLDELQELLADGVELAELEQDHLDPLNDAMLNDLTRQIGNEIRELPEREQMLLNLYYQQELNMKEVGSLLGITETRVSQLHSQTIKRLRARLENRGWES, encoded by the coding sequence GTGAATGGCTTATACAGTCCCGAAGGGACAATTCAAAAAGAGCAATTGTGGGCTAAATATGGTTATTTAGTTCGCTATGAAGCACTGAAAATGCAATCAAGATTATCAGCCAGCGTGGAAATTGACGATCTTATTCAGGCCGGTGCCATTGCTCTTCTTGATGCAATCGAACAGTTCGATCCAAAAAAAGGGGTCAAAATTAGCGTCTATATTGCCCAGCGTTTGCGCTGGGCATTTATGGATGAATTGCGGGAGCATGATTGGGTTCCGCGACGCGTGCGTCGCAAAACCCGCGAAGTCTCTTCCGCCATTATGCGCGTTGAACAGCGCTCCGGCGGCGCGGCTTCGGAATCCGATATTGCCGCTGAGCTTGGCATGACGCTGCAGGAGTATCAGCAGGTTCTCGCCGATACCAACACCAGCATGCTCTGTTCCTTAGATGAGCTGCAGGAATTACTGGCCGATGGCGTCGAGTTGGCGGAGCTTGAGCAGGATCACCTTGATCCCCTTAACGATGCCATGCTGAACGATTTAACCCGGCAGATCGGCAATGAGATCCGCGAGCTGCCAGAGCGCGAACAGATGTTGCTCAATCTCTATTATCAACAAGAACTGAATATGAAGGAGGTGGGATCGCTGTTGGGAATTACCGAAACTCGCGTCAGCCAATTACATAGTCAGACGATTAAACGTTTACGAGCGCGGCTGGAAAATCGCGGCTGGGAATCATAA
- a CDS encoding flagellar basal body L-ring protein FlgH — protein sequence MASTLLLMSLLTGCAYIPQKPLVGGETSAAPAPVAAASVNGAIFQSGQAMNYGYQPMFEDRRPRNVGDTLTITLQENVSASKSSSATASRDGSTDVGMSTVPGFLSGLVGGGKADASLSGTNDFAGKGGAAAKNTFSGTITVTVKQVLENGNLAVVGEKQIAINQGTEFIRFSGIVNPRTISASNTVVSTQVADARIEYVGNGYINEAQQMGWLQRLFLNLSPF from the coding sequence ATGGCCTCAACGCTCCTGTTAATGAGTCTGTTAACCGGCTGCGCTTACATTCCACAAAAACCGCTGGTAGGGGGGGAAACCTCTGCCGCGCCCGCACCGGTTGCTGCCGCATCGGTTAACGGCGCAATTTTTCAGTCAGGGCAGGCGATGAATTATGGTTATCAACCAATGTTTGAGGACCGCCGTCCGCGCAATGTCGGCGACACGCTGACCATTACGCTGCAGGAGAACGTCAGCGCCAGCAAAAGCTCCTCTGCCACCGCCTCGCGCGATGGCTCGACGGATGTGGGCATGAGCACCGTACCGGGCTTCCTCTCCGGGCTGGTGGGCGGCGGTAAAGCCGATGCTTCGCTGAGCGGCACCAACGACTTCGCCGGTAAAGGCGGGGCGGCAGCGAAAAATACCTTTAGCGGCACCATCACCGTGACAGTGAAACAGGTGCTGGAAAACGGCAACCTGGCCGTGGTGGGGGAAAAACAGATTGCCATTAATCAGGGAACGGAGTTCATCCGCTTCTCCGGCATCGTGAACCCGCGCACCATCAGCGCCAGCAACACCGTTGTATCGACCCAGGTGGCAGATGCGCGTATTGAATATGTCGGTAACGGCTATATCAACGAAGCGCAGCAGATGGGCTGGTTACAACGCCTGTTCCTTAACCTTTCTCCTTTTTGA
- a CDS encoding flagellar basal body P-ring protein FlgI, translating into MRYLALFCCLSALVASQASAERIRDLASIQGVRGNSLMGYGLVVGLDGTGDQTMQTPFTTQSLNNMLSQLGITVPAGVNMQLKNVAAVMVTAELPPFARAGEKIDVVVSSMGNAKSLRGGTLLMTPLKGADSQIYALAQGNLLVSGAGAQAGGNRVQVNQLNGARISGGATVEREVPSNFAGQSTLKLVLHQDDFTVAQQISDAINRRYGGAAVAEDARTVSLRAPLDSAARVRFLSAVQDLPLRVDAGDARIIINSRTGSVVMNGHVSLDACAVAQGDLTVEVAQNQQVNQPNAPLAGGQTVVTQNTQLSVREQSGSLQRVQTSTDLNNVVRALNGLGATPNDLMAILQSMKTAGCLHARLEIN; encoded by the coding sequence ATGCGTTATCTGGCGCTCTTCTGCTGTCTGTCGGCGCTTGTCGCCAGTCAGGCCAGCGCCGAGCGGATCCGGGATCTCGCCTCGATTCAGGGCGTTCGCGGCAACTCCCTGATGGGCTACGGCCTGGTGGTGGGCCTGGATGGTACCGGCGATCAGACCATGCAGACGCCGTTTACCACCCAAAGCCTTAACAACATGCTTTCGCAGCTCGGTATTACCGTGCCTGCGGGGGTCAATATGCAGCTGAAAAACGTCGCTGCGGTAATGGTGACTGCAGAGCTGCCGCCCTTTGCCCGCGCCGGAGAGAAGATCGATGTCGTGGTCTCTTCAATGGGCAACGCCAAAAGTTTGCGCGGCGGTACGCTGCTGATGACGCCGCTGAAGGGCGCGGACAGCCAGATTTACGCGCTGGCGCAGGGGAACCTGCTGGTTTCCGGCGCAGGCGCGCAGGCGGGCGGCAACCGTGTGCAGGTTAACCAGCTGAATGGCGCACGCATCAGCGGCGGCGCAACGGTTGAGCGTGAGGTGCCCTCTAATTTTGCCGGGCAGAGCACGCTGAAACTGGTGCTGCACCAGGATGACTTCACCGTGGCCCAGCAGATCAGCGATGCCATTAACCGGCGTTATGGCGGCGCGGCCGTGGCGGAAGATGCCCGTACCGTGAGCCTGCGTGCACCGCTCGACAGCGCGGCGCGCGTGCGCTTTCTCTCCGCAGTGCAGGATCTGCCGCTGCGGGTAGACGCCGGTGATGCGCGCATCATTATTAACTCGCGCACCGGTTCGGTGGTGATGAATGGCCATGTCTCTCTCGACGCTTGCGCCGTTGCGCAGGGAGATCTGACCGTCGAAGTGGCGCAGAATCAGCAGGTCAATCAGCCTAATGCACCGCTGGCCGGCGGCCAGACGGTGGTGACGCAAAATACGCAGCTCTCGGTGCGTGAACAGAGCGGCTCTCTGCAGCGTGTACAGACCAGTACCGATCTCAACAATGTTGTCCGCGCCCTGAATGGTCTTGGCGCAACGCCGAATGATTTGATGGCGATTCTGCAATCGATGAAAACCGCAGGCTGCCTGCATGCTCGTCTGGAGATCAACTGA